The Erythrobacter sp. HL-111 DNA segment GCGCGAGGCGGAGGACTGCGTCGGGGAAATCTCGGGCGTGAAGCACGTCCAGAACAATCTGCGCATCGCCGAGAGCGACGAGGACATGCAGAACGACAACCGCAACACCAGGACCGCGACCGACCGCAAGTAAGGCGGGCCGGCTATCCGGGAAGGGCTCCGTCCGCGCGGCGGGGCCCTTCCTGTATCGCGGCCCGGCCGGCTTGGGCGCGGTGGGTTTCGGCGGCGTCCGCTTGCGACGCGCGGACCGCTGCCTTCATCATCCGCGCCTTGGCCGCTCCCTCCAAGCTCAGTGCGCGACGCCTTCCCCGCGTTCGAGGCCCGAGAGCGCGAGCTGTTCGTCGATCTGCGCCATCAGCCGCGCGAGCCCTTCCTCGGTCTCGCTTTCGGCGCGCGCGACCAGCACGTCCTGCGTGTTCGAGGCGCGCAGCAACCACCAGCCGTCCCTCGTCGTCACCCGCACGCCATCGGTCGCGTTGACGTCCTCGACCTCCGGCCCGGGATCGGTCCTGAGCCGCTCCGATACCTCGGCAATGGCGGCGAACTTGCGGCTCTCGTCGACCTGGAAACGCATTTCCGGCGTGTTGAGCATGGCGGGCATGGCCGCGCGCAGCTCCGTCACCGATTTGCCGAGTCGGGCCGAGGCCGCGAGCAGGCGCACCCCGGCGTAGAGCGCGTCGTCGAACCCGTAATAGTCGTCGGCGAAGAAGACGTGCCCGCTCATCTCTCCCGCGAGCGGCGCACCCGTTTCCTTCATTTTGGACTTGATCAGCGAATGGCCGGTCTTCCACATCAGCGGCACCCCGCCGTGCCGTTCGACATGGTCGAACAGCGCGCGGCTCGCCTTCACGTCGGCGATGATCGTCGCGGGCGCCGCGCTGTCGGGGCGCCGGGCGAGCAGGTCCTCGGCGTAGATCATCAGCAGCTGGTCGCCCCAGATCACCCTACCCGTTCCGTCGATCGCGCCGATGCGGTCGCCGTCGCCGTCGAATGCCACTCCGAAATCGAGCGTGTTCTCCGCGACGAGCGCGCGCAGATCGGCCAGGTTCGCCTCCACGGTCGGATCGGGATGGTGGTTGGGAAAATGTCCATCGACTTGCGTGTAGAGAAGATGATGCTCTCCGGGCAGTTTCTCGACCAGCCTTTCGAGAGCTGGGCCGGCCGCGCCATTACCCGCGTCCCAGCCGACCTTGAGGCCGGCGAGTTTGTCGATCTCGATCC contains these protein-coding regions:
- the pgmG gene encoding phosphoglucomutase/phosphomannomutase PgmG, translating into MTHRFDASVLREYDIRGIIGETLGPDDARAIGRSFATLLREAGGRTVAVGYDGRVSSPMLEHALCEGLTSGGCNAVRIGLGPTPMLYYAEASSEEIDGGIQVTGSHNPPNYNGFKMVFQGRPFFGADIQKLGKIAEEGVWSSGAGEVSERDVMGEYVERLLEGLSGIEIDKLAGLKVGWDAGNGAAGPALERLVEKLPGEHHLLYTQVDGHFPNHHPDPTVEANLADLRALVAENTLDFGVAFDGDGDRIGAIDGTGRVIWGDQLLMIYAEDLLARRPDSAAPATIIADVKASRALFDHVERHGGVPLMWKTGHSLIKSKMKETGAPLAGEMSGHVFFADDYYGFDDALYAGVRLLAASARLGKSVTELRAAMPAMLNTPEMRFQVDESRKFAAIAEVSERLRTDPGPEVEDVNATDGVRVTTRDGWWLLRASNTQDVLVARAESETEEGLARLMAQIDEQLALSGLERGEGVAH